CGGAACCGGTGGATCACTTCATCGAGATCGAGGTGTCCTGGTATTCGTTGGTGACGAGGGCATCGGCGGCGAGACCGCTCCGGACCGTGATGTGCTGCTTCTTGGCAACCGGCGCCATGTCGCTGATGAGCTGGGTGACGCGGTCGGCGTCGAAGCTGCCCACCACACCGTCGGTGCCGGCGGCCAGGATGCCGTTGTCCTTCATGAAGGTGACCGAGTAGGCGTTCTGAGCGGGTGTCAGTGTCGTCGGGCTCTTGGCGTCGGTCGCGTACTTCTCCATGGTCGCGTTCATCGGATCCGGATTCGTCGTGTAGCTGACAACGGCCTTCTGGATCATGGGCACGAGCGCCTTCAGACAGGAGTCGTACTTCGTCCTGTTCGCCGGTGTGACGGACAGGGAGTTCTCGTAGGTGGTGTAACCGCCGTCGGCGAGCGGGAGACTGCTGAGTGTCTTGCCCCACTGCTTGAGGTGCTCGAACCGGTACGTCGTGGCATCGGCGTAATCGATGATCATGTCCTTGCCGCCCGCGGTGATGAAGCGTCCCGGCGAGCCGTCGTAGCTGTAGTCGAGCTGGCCGGACTTGAGGCTGCCGTTCGCGACCAGGAGGTTGCTGGAGGCGTCCTCGCCGGCCTTGAGCACGGTGGCGCCGGTTTTGGCCACGTCGGCGATGGACTTCACGTCGGGGTACGTCGCGGGGTCGTAGATGATTGCCTTGGGGCTCTTCTGCAGGGTGGCGACGACCGCGATCACGGGCTGCTCGGCCGAGACCTCGATGGCATCGTCCGTACTGACCTCGCCGAGCAGGATCGAGGAGTCCTGGTACATACGCGCCATGACGGACTGGTTGCCGAGGAAGGGGCCGCCGGCCAGTACCGAGACGGTCACACCGCCGACCTCGCCGCTGTAGGTGCCCTGACTGGTGTCGACCGTCCCGTTCGGTCCGACGAGCTGATAGAGCGGGCCCTTGGACGGCTGCGGGTACCAGCTCGACTGGATCTTCACGGTGCTCGGGCAGATGCCGGCCAGCGGTCCGCTGCCGGTGGCCGCGGTGCTCGCGGGAGCGCTCGTGTCGCTTTCGCAGGCGGCGAGCAGCATGATTCCCGCCGAGGCGACCGCGAGAGGCGTGGATCGCCGGAGTCTGCGGGCGGTGCGGGCAGTGGTGTGCATGTTCTCTCCAGTGTGGCGAGGGGGAGCGGTGTGGTCGGTCAGTCGTCCGAGCGCGTCGCGGTCGACGTCTCCCACCGGCCGATGGTGAGCCTGCGGACGAGTCCGACCGCCCAGAACACCGCGAGACCGAAGGTGCAGGTGACGATCAGCGCCGCGTAAAGCCGTTCGGACTGCAGGTTGGCCGAATAGTTCTGCAGGAGGCCGCCGATACCGGGCTGCCCCTGCCGGATGAAGAAGTCGGTGACGATGGAGGCGATCACCGACAGTCCCGCCGAGATCCGCAGCCCGGTGAAGATCGCCGGCCGGGCGCCGGGGAGCCGCAGGCGGACGAGCCGGACCAGACGCGACCGGTTGTGCAGTCGCACCAGGTCGTGCAGGGCGGCGTCACCGGACTGTAGTCCGAACAGCGCGTTGGTGGTGATGGGGAAGAGCGAGACCAGCGTCGCCACGATGATCCGGCTCTGCTCGTTGAATCCGAACCAGAAGCCGATCAGCGGCACGAGTGCCAGGAACGGGATGGTCTGGAGCGCGACGGCGAACGGGTAGAACGACCGCTCGATCCAGCGGGCCTCGCTCATCGCGATGGCGAAGACCAGGCCGATGACGGTGGAGAGCGCGAAGGCGACCAGCGCGACGGTGCCGCTCGACAGGAGCCCCTGGAGGATTTCCCTGAGGTTGATCCAGTCGAGGAAGCCGACCTTCACGACCTCGTGCGGTGGGGGAAGGATGAAGCGCTGTGACCGGCTGAGGCCGAAGTACGCCAGCAGGTACCAGATTCCGATGGCGGCCGCGCCCACCAGGGCGGGTGGCCCGGTGACGGCGAGGACGTTGCCGGCGCGGGTCCGGCGTCGCTTGGTGGAGGGAAGGATGACCTGGGGTTTCTTCAGGATGCCGGCGGCGGACTCGGCGGGGGGTGTCGCCGGGACGCGGGAGGTGGCGGTCATGCGCTCGCTCCTCGCAGGCACTCGGAGACCTCGTGGGCGATGGCGCCGAACTCCTCGCTGTAGCGCAGGTGTGGAGACCTGGGGTAGTCGAAAGGGACGTC
The nucleotide sequence above comes from Streptomyces sp. NBC_01716. Encoded proteins:
- a CDS encoding ABC transporter permease is translated as MTATSRVPATPPAESAAGILKKPQVILPSTKRRRTRAGNVLAVTGPPALVGAAAIGIWYLLAYFGLSRSQRFILPPPHEVVKVGFLDWINLREILQGLLSSGTVALVAFALSTVIGLVFAIAMSEARWIERSFYPFAVALQTIPFLALVPLIGFWFGFNEQSRIIVATLVSLFPITTNALFGLQSGDAALHDLVRLHNRSRLVRLVRLRLPGARPAIFTGLRISAGLSVIASIVTDFFIRQGQPGIGGLLQNYSANLQSERLYAALIVTCTFGLAVFWAVGLVRRLTIGRWETSTATRSDD